In Nocardia sp. NBC_01327, the genomic stretch ACAGTACAAGTGTGACAACACTGGAAATTGCCGAGCGACTTCGACCCCGGAATCGCAAGTCATCGTTGGCGTAGCTTCTCATTTTCCCGTCTCCGTTCTTCGGATTACCCACCTCTGGGTGCGGCGCTCCCACCAGCCGCTATACCCGGCAAGAGCCGTCCGAAACGGTGTACTGCAACAACTTCGGAATCTCCAGGTTTGTTTCGAAGTGATAGAAAGGGGAAGTCCCGTCTTGCCCGACTGTCCGGCGCGAACATCATGCGCACAATGCAGGAGATGGCCAGAGTGAGTAGAGAAATGCAGACCACACGTGGGATCCAGGGAAGAGGACAGGTCGCTGACACCGGCACTCGTGCCGACGTCAGCTGGCCCGAGCCGAGCCCCCTGGAACTTTGGTGGGAGCAGGTGATGTACCCCGACGGAGCCGCTACGACACCGTCGCAGGCCTGAAAGAGGGCACCGCCGCCGGCAACACCGGCGGTCGCAGCAAATTTTCGAAGTTTCCGATATTTTACGAATTTGATGCCAGTGGTCCCGCCCGGATTATCCGGGCGGGACCACTGCATTTCGCAGGTCTTCGGCGGTCGATCGACCGCGTTCTCTCGCGGTGATCAGTCGCGGAAGGCGTCCTTTACCTTCTCGCCCGCATCCTTGATGTTCGCCTTGATCTGATCGGCCTTACCTTCGTGCTGTGTTTCCTTGTCGCCGGTCGCCTGGCCGAACTTCTCCTTGGCCTGGCCCGCAACATCATCGATCTTGTTCTTGGCCTTGTCGGTCGCACTCATATCGATGTCCCTTCCTAGGCTGACCGGCCTGCTCTATCCGGCCGGTCCCAGTGGCAATTACCGGATAGGGCCGAATGAAACGCTCGCGGAGAGATACGCCACTGTTGTCATGACATCGGGAATAGGAGGATTCATGGCAATCGGCGACAGGGCGCGGCCGCGGATCGTGGTGGTCATGGGCGTCTCCGGATCGGGCAAGTCCACCCTCGGCGGCACGCTCGCCACCGCTCTGGGCTGGGACTTCCTGGAGGGCGACGATCTGCATCCGGCGGCCAATATCGCGAAAATGGCGGCGGGCCAACCGCTTACCGACGACGATCGGCGGCCGTGGCTGGCGGCCATTTCCCAGTGGATGTCCGGCGAGATAATCGCGGGACGGTCGGGCATCGTCACCTGCTCCGCGCTGAAACACTCGTATCGAGACATGCTGCGCCGCAGCATGATCGATCATCCCGGAGCCGACCTCACGTTTGTGTACCTGTCCGGCTCCCGGGACCGGCTCGAACACCGCCTCACCACCCGCACGGACCACTTCATGCCACCCGGCCTGCTGGACTCCCAGCTCGGCACCCTCGAGGCTCCCACTCCCGAGGAGGGAATCATCACCCTCGAAATCGGCCCTCCGCCACCCGAAATCGCTGCCGCCGCACTGGCCGCGATCGATGAAAGCGCAGGTCGGCTGCGGCGGCCGAGCAGCGCTGACCCGCACTGATAGCGTTGGCACGGTATCGATCAGACCGGACGAAACGGACTGTCATGGACGAGGAGAGAGGGCATCGCGGTGGTTGGTCCAGCGGGCGATTCCTCCCCCGGCGACAATGCGTTCTTTCCCGCTGAAGTCCTCGCGATCGACGGCGAGAGTCCGCTCAATCGATTGCTGATGGATACCGACTGGTCGGCGACCGCACTGGGCCCGGTCGAGGACTGGCGCCAGGAATTGCGCACCATCGCCGGCGCCTGCATGAACTGCCCGTTCCCCATGATGATCATGTGGGGTCCGGAGCTGGCCATGATCTACAACGATGCCTTCGTCCCGATCCTCGGCGCCAAACATCCCGCGCTCGGACAACCCTGCGCCGAGGTCTGGTCCGATGCCTGGCCGGTGGTCGGCGAGATGATCGGCAATGTCATCGACCGCGGCGAACCCACGTACCACCAGGACCTGCCGATGACGCTGCATCGGCACGGCTTCGACGAATCGGTCTATTTCACCTTCGCCTACAGCCCGATTCGCCTCGCGGGCGGCGGGGTGGGCGGGGTGCTGACCGTGGTCACCGAGACCACCGCGCAGGTGCTCGGCACGCGCCGTTTGCAGATGCTGCGGGAGCTGGGCGAGGCCCGTTCGGCGCAGATCGCCGATGTGGGCGAGGCCTGCCTCGCGGCGGCGGCGGTGCTCGACGCGCACCGGGAGGACGTGCCGTTCGGCGCCATCTATCTGCTGGGCGAGGACGGCGAACACGCCGATATCCACGCCGCCTTCGGCGCGGATTCCTCCCTCACCCGCTCACTCCCGGACACGATCTCCGCGCGCACGGACGCGGGCTGGATCTGGCAGACCGCCACCTCCGGCATCCCGCATACCAGCATCCGGCAGACACCGGATGTCGTTGCGGCACAGGGCACTATCTCCTACACCATGGTGGCACTGCCGCTCGCCGCCGCGGCGCCCGAGCGACCACGGGGCGTGGTGGTCTTCGGTGTCAGCCCGGATCTGCTGTTCGACGAGGCCTACCGCGGCTTCCTGAATCTCGCGGCCGGGCACCTGGCGACCGCGATCGCCGATGCCGAGGCCCGAGCCGCACAGGTGCGCCGCACAGCGGAGCTGGCCGAACTCGATCGCGCGAAAACCCAGTTCTTCACCGGTGTCAGCCACGAACTGCGCACACCGCTGGCGCTGATCACCGGACCCGCCCAGGACGCGCTCACCGACGGGCGGTATCCGCTACCGCCCCCGCAGCGCGACCGGGTGGAGATCATCCGGCGCAATGCGGGACGCCTGCGGCGCATGGTCGACACCCTGCTCGATTTCAGCCGGATCGAGGATGGCCGCCTCCGCTGCGAACCGGTCGCGGTCGAGGTGGCCGCGCTCACGCGCGGGATCGCGGAATCGTTCGCGCCCGCGCTGGAGCGGGCGGGACTGGGGTTCGTGCTCGACTGCCCGGCCAGTCCGCGGGCCGTGCTGATCGATCCGGCACTATGGGAGCGGATCGTGCTGAATCTGCTGTCCAATGCGGTGAAATTCACCCTGGCAGGTGAGATCCACGTCAGCCTGCGGATTGCGGACACCATGGTGGAACTGCAGGTGCGCGACACCGGTGTGGGCATACCGGCGGCCGACCTGCCGCATATCTTCGAGCGATTCCGGCAGGTGCGCGGGACGCACGGACGCTCACACGAGGGCTCCGGAATCGGGCTGGCCCTGGTCCAGGAATTGGCCCAGCTGCACGACGGCTCTGCCGAAGTAGCGAGCGAGATCGGCACGGGCAGCGTTTTCACCGTGCGCATCCCCGCGCGCTTCACCGAAACCCCCACCCGGTGGGCGCCCACCAACAGCATTGTCGACGACTACGTCACCGAGGCCATGCAGTGGCACGGTCCCGCCACCGGGGATGCGGATAATCCCTTGGCGCGCAACCCTTCCGACGGCGATACCGTGCTCATCGCCGAGGACAATGCCGATCTCCGGAGGTATCTGGCGGGCCTGCTCGAGCCGGCGTACACCGTGACGCTGGCGGCCGACGGCAACGAGGCGCTGCGGCAGGCGCGCAGTCTTCGTCCCGATCTGGTGCTCGCGGACGTCATGATGCCCGGCCTCGACGGCTTCGCGCTGCTGCGCGCGCTGCGCGCCGATCCGGCCACGGCGGGAACGCCGGTGGTGTTCCTGTCCGCGCGCGCCGGTGAGGAAGCCGCCGCCGAGGGGCTGGCGGCCGGCGCCGACGACTATCTGACCAAACCGTTCTCCTCGACCGATCTGCTGGCGCGGGTCCGCTCGAATCTGCATTTGGCGCGCCTGCGAAATCACGAATCGGCCTGGCGCACAGCGCTTGTCAATGCCATGCAGGACGGCTTCCTGGTCATCGACACCGAATTCACGGTCCTCGAGATCAATGACGGCTTCACCCAGCTGCTCGGCTACGACGCCGCGCGGCTGCCGTGGCGCAGGCCGCACCCCTGGTGGCCGGACGCCGAGCACGATCCCGAAGGTTTCGCGCTGATCGAAGCCGCGCACGCGGTGATCGAGGCCGATGGGCGCGGGCGCTTCGTGCTGCCGCTGCGGCACAGGGACGGGCATCGGCTCTGGGTCGATGTCTCGCTGGACTCGCTGCAGGACCATCGCAGCGGCACCCGATTGCTGGTCGGCACGCTACGTGATGTCACCACGCAGCATCTGACCGCCGAACGTGATGCCGCTGTCGCGCGGCTGGCCGGCCGGATCACCGGGCTCGACGACAGTGTCACCGTGGTGAAGGTCGGTCTGGCCGAACTGCGGGGGTTCTGGCTGGCCGAACGCGTCACCCTGGTCCACTTCGATCAGCCCGAGGATCCCGATGCTCCGAGGGTCGTCGGCGGTACGGGCCCGACTGCCCCGGCGGGGGCGGAGCTGCCACCGCGGCAGGCCGCCGAACTGGCTCGCGCCGGCAGTCTGTGCACGGTCACTCCCCCGGGCGCCGACGCCACCACGGTGACCGCAGTCGGCGCTCCGCTCTTCGACGGCACCGATCAGGCGCTGCTGTGGTTCGAGTTCGGGCATCCACGCACCTTCACCGTCGCCGATCGCGCACTGATGGTTCAGCTCACGGCACATCTGCAGCGGGCGCTCGGGCGGGCTCGGGCCGGTGACGAGCAGCGTCAGGTCGCCCTCGCCCTGCAGCGCGCGATTCTGGGACCCGCCGATCTGCCCGCGGGCTTCGCGGTGCGCTACGAACCGGCCAGTTCGACCCTGGAGGTCGGCGGCGACTGGTACGACGTCGTGGAGCTGCCCGGGGAACGCTACGGCGTCGTCGTGGGCGATGTGGTCGGCCACGGACTGCCCGCGGCCACCGCCATGGGCCAGCTCCGCAGTGCCGCGCGGGCGCTGCTGCTGGAGAACACCGGGCCGGGCGGGGTGCTCGCGGCGCTGGACCGCTTCGCCCAGCGCCAATCGGGGGCCTACTGCGCCACCGTCTTCTGCGCGGTCATCGATCCGGCCGCGCAGCACATTCGATACAGCAGCGCGGGGCACCTGCCCGCACTGCTGGCGGCACCGGACGGCACGGTTGGTCAGCTGCGGGATGCGCAATCGCTGCCGCTGGCCGTGCGCATCGGACGCGAACGGCCCGAAGCCACGATCGATATCGCGGCGGACTCGCTGCTCCTGCTCTATACGGACGGACTCGTCGAACGGCGGCAGGAGATCATCGACACCGGTATCGCGCGCGCGGCGGCCGCCCTCGCCGAAGCGGTGAAGCTCACTCCCGCTGCGGCTGTCGAATATCTCTGCGCGTCGCTGCTCGACGACGGCAATCCCGACGATGATGTGGCACTACTGATCTACCGGCAGCCCTGAGCCGCGAACTCCTTGTCCCGGAACGGAATTCAGCCGACCGGCGGAGTGCCACCGGCGGCCAGCGCCGCCTCCACGCTGTCGAACAGATCCAGCAGCTGGTCCAGAGCGGCCACCTCGAGAGGACGGCGCACGGCAAAGGAGGGCACGATGCGGAGCGTGTCCGGCTGACCGTCGGAGGCGGCGATCAGCACACTCATACCCGCCGAACCGAAGAATTCCACCTTGGACATATCCACGACCAGCACCGCCGGATGTACACCCAGCGCCTGCTCCAGCGCCGACTTCAGCAGCGGCGCCGAGGTCATATCCACCTCACCCGTGACCACGAGCACCTGATTCGCGCCGTAGGCCCGTTGCTGCACAGCCAATATGCGTGACACAGGATCGTCGTTGACCGGCACTGGTACCTCCACTGTGTCCGTGAACCCGCGCCGCTGCGGGGAGCGGCGGACGAACGTTGATCGATCAAACCTACCGCGCCCACGGGCCGGGGTGCGACCACATCACCCGGGCCGGGCTACGAGAGATACGGCGTCAGATGCGGGACGACCTCGGCGACGTGCAGTGCGGGAATGCCGGCGCCGATGGCGTCGAACTCCCAGGACACCGGCGTGCGATAGAGCCGGCCCAGCACCAGGGCGGTATGCGTGCCGCCGGTCAGCACGAAGCGATTGATCTCGACGGTGGATCCGGCATCGACGAAACGGCAGTACGCATTGTCGATATTCGCGAAACTCTGGCCGGTGTACGAGGTTACGACGACGATGACCATGGTCACCTCCGGCGCCATCCGCACCAGATCGAAGACGATCACCTCATTGTCCCCCGGGCCCTCACCCGTCTGATTGTCCCCGGTATGACGGACCGATCCGTCCTGCGAGATGAGCTGGTCGTGAAAGACCACATCCACCAGTCGATCACCGCTGAAAAGCAGTGCCGCCAAATTCAAGTCGAACCTGAACACCTCGACCGGCATGCCGTCGGGCTGTTCCACCACCCCGAATTCCGCTGGGTCCCAACCCAATGCGACCGCAACGCTTTCCAGCGTCGTACCATCGATATTCTGTAGAGCTATGGACACCGAGTGTCCCCTTCCGATCCGAGATTCGTTCCGACGCAGCCCTATCCGATCAGCTGCCCACAGTGCGGACTTTCCCGGAGATCGATCCTCGAAACAGGTTGCGCACATCGCTGTTCGGCGACAGGCCTTCGAGGCCGCCGGACCGCGCGCAAAATCTCCGGCCGCTGACGGTTTGGCCTCGAGATTCGCGGGTACTGGGAGTGAGTGACCTCGATCGAACAACGACTTGTGAGCCCGTTCCGCACCGTGCACCCGAACTCCGGCGCTGCCCCGTGGAACAGCTCTCACCAGCGCCGTTACCTCCAGGCCCAGTATCAGACCGCCGCTGTCGCGATCGCCAGCAGCGCGCTCGCCGGAGCGATTCTCACGCTCGGCGTACTGCCCGGCCTGTAGCCGATCATCCCGAAACCTGGCGCACCCCGGCGACGCACTACCCGGATTTGACCGCCGACCACTGTGTCACGGGGAGTTGCGGTCGCCAGGCGGTGAATCCGCCGAGCGGTTCGGCACGGTAGACCTGGAATCGGCGCAGGGTGCCGCCGTATTCAGCGGCCAGCGCCGTCAGTCGCGCCTCGGATTCGGCGGTCACCGCATTGGCGACCATTCGACCGCCGGGGAGCAGACGGCCCCAGCAGGCTTCGAACATGCCCTCCTGGGTGAGACCGCCGCCGAGGAAGACGGCGTGCGGAGCGGGCAGATCCGTGAATGCCCCGGGGGCCGCGCCGCGCACCTCGATTCCCGGGACGCCGAGTGCGGCGGCATTCTCGCCGATCTGCTTGCGGCGGCTCTCGATTCGCTCGAAGGTGATGGCGCGGCAGGACGGATGCGTGCGGGACCATTCGATGGCAATGGTGCCCGAGCCGCCGCCGACATCCCACAGCACTTCGCCGGGGGCGGGGGCCAGTGCGGCCACGCTGAGGGTGCGGATCTCGTATTTGGTGAGCTGACCGTCACCGCTGTAGACCTCATCGGGCAGGCCCGGCAGGCGGGTGAGGCGCACGGCGGCCGGATCCGCGACGCACTGCACGGCGACGATATTCAGCGAATCACCGGGCGGCCGTTCCCATGTCGACGCCACCCCGGCGGCGAGCCGCTCCCCCGGACCACCGAGCTGTTCGAGCACGGTCATGGTGGACTCGCCGAAGCCGTTGCGCGCCAGTGCTTCCGCCAGCTGCGCTGGGGTGTGCTCGTCGGAGCTGAGCACGAGAATCCGCCGCCCGCCGGCCAATTCGGGGAGCACCGTCTCCAGACGGCGGCCCACCGCGCTCACCACGGGGGTGTCCGCCAGCCCCCAGCCCAGCCGGGCGCAGGCCAGGGCCGCCGAGGACGGCTGCGGCAGCACGCGCAGGGCCGGTGCGCCCACCAGCCGGGCGAGGGTCACGCCGATGCCGTAGAACATCGGATCACCGCTGGCGAGCACGCACACCCGCACGCCCGCATATCTTTCGAGCAATCCCGGCAGTGCGGGCACCAGTGGCGAGGGCCAGGCGACCCGCTCGGCGGCGCTCTCCGCGGCGGGCACCAGCGCCAGTTGCCGCTCCGATCCGAGCAGCACCTGCGCCGCGGTGATGGCCCGCCTGCTCGCGCCGCCGAGCCCGTCCCAGCCGTCGGCGCCGATTCCGGCGACCACGATCGGGTCGCCGGACCAGGTCAGCGCGGGCATCTCGGTCATCGCGGCGCCCGGCGCCAGAGCGATTGCGGCACAAAGCGAATGGCGATGAACAGAAGTTTGATGGTGCGCGGCACATTGACCACCCGCGAACGCCGGTACAGTCCCCGCACCACCGCGTCGGCGACCTGATCCGGGGTACTGGACAGCGGCGCCGGTTCCATACCCGCCGACATCCGGCCGACGACAAATCCGGAGCGGATCAGCAGCAGGTGAATTCCGGTGCCGTGCAAGGCATCCTGCAGACCGTTGGTGAAACCGTCCAGCCCGGCTTTGGCCGATCCGTAGACGTAGTTGGCGCGGCGCACCCGAATACCGGCAATGGAACTGAAGACCACCATCTGGCCCGACCCCTGCTCGCGCAGCAGCTGCGAGAGACTGGTCAGCACGCTCACCTGTGCCACGTAGTCGGTCTGCACCACGGCCACCGCATGCGCCGGATCCCGTTCCGCGCGAGCCTGATCCCCCAGTACACCGAAGGCCAGCACCGTCACCCCGAGCGGTCCGTGCTCGGCGATCACCTTCTCCAGCAACCCCTGGTGGCTCGCGAAATCGTCCGCGTCGAATTCCACGCGGTGCACCGCATCCGCACCCGCCGCCCGCAATTCCGACTCCTGCGGCCCCAACTCGCCACTGCGCCGCGCCGCCAGCACCACCACTCGCCCCGGCGCCAGCCGCCGCGCCACTTCGAGCCCGATCTCACTACGTCCACCCAGCAAGAGGACGACGCCCGCATCGGCGTCCCGCGATCCCAATCCCATGGCAAACAGTCTGCCATCCGGCACGGACCGCCCGGCGCGCCAAGGCGCACGACCCGCACGCGCCGCACGGACCGGACGCCGCGATTGCTACGGTCGTGCCATGCCGAGCACTTCGACGCGCCCCGAACTCTCGCCCGCCGCCACCGAATTCGTCACCGAACGGCATCTGGCGACGCTGGCGACCCTGCGCGCCGACGGCACCCCGCATGTGGCCGCGGTCGGATTCACCTGGGATCCCGAAGCCGGGATCGCGCGGATCATCTGCGACGGCGGGTCGGTCAAGGCGCGCAATGCGCGGCGCAGCGGGTACGCGGCGGTGAGTTCGGTCGACGGCCGCCGGTGGATCACCCTCGAGGGCCCGGCCGCCGTGCTGGATGATCCGGAATCGGTCGCCGACGCCGTCGAACGCTATGCGGGCCGGTACCGGCAGCCCCGGGTCAACCCGACCCGCGTGGTCATCGCCATCACCGTGCAGCGCGTGCTGTCTGCGAGCGTGCTCAAAGCGGGTGCGGCAACCGCCGAGCAGTGAACATCCGGCGCGCACTGCTCTGGGCAGCGCGGGCCGGTGTTCGACAGGTCTGTCCTACAACCGCGTGAGTCCGTGCGGTCGCTTGTTCATCGACTCGCACCCGTCCGCGGTCACCACCACGATGTCCTCGATGCGCGCGCCCCACCGACCGGAGAAGTAGATGCCCGGCTCGATGCTGAAGGCCATGCCCGCCTCCAGGACCAGATCGTTGCCCGCGACGATATAGGGCTCCTCGTGCACCGACAGGCCGATGCCGTGCCCGGTCCGGTGCACGAAGTACTCGCCCACCTCGGCGGCGGTGAGCACATCACGCGCGGCGGCGTCGATGGACTGCGCG encodes the following:
- a CDS encoding PPOX class F420-dependent oxidoreductase is translated as MPSTSTRPELSPAATEFVTERHLATLATLRADGTPHVAAVGFTWDPEAGIARIICDGGSVKARNARRSGYAAVSSVDGRRWITLEGPAAVLDDPESVADAVERYAGRYRQPRVNPTRVVIAITVQRVLSASVLKAGAATAEQ
- a CDS encoding TerD family protein codes for the protein MSIALQNIDGTTLESVAVALGWDPAEFGVVEQPDGMPVEVFRFDLNLAALLFSGDRLVDVVFHDQLISQDGSVRHTGDNQTGEGPGDNEVIVFDLVRMAPEVTMVIVVVTSYTGQSFANIDNAYCRFVDAGSTVEINRFVLTGGTHTALVLGRLYRTPVSWEFDAIGAGIPALHVAEVVPHLTPYLS
- a CDS encoding SDR family NAD(P)-dependent oxidoreductase, translating into MGLGSRDADAGVVLLLGGRSEIGLEVARRLAPGRVVVLAARRSGELGPQESELRAAGADAVHRVEFDADDFASHQGLLEKVIAEHGPLGVTVLAFGVLGDQARAERDPAHAVAVVQTDYVAQVSVLTSLSQLLREQGSGQMVVFSSIAGIRVRRANYVYGSAKAGLDGFTNGLQDALHGTGIHLLLIRSGFVVGRMSAGMEPAPLSSTPDQVADAVVRGLYRRSRVVNVPRTIKLLFIAIRFVPQSLWRRAPR
- a CDS encoding SpoIIE family protein phosphatase; amino-acid sequence: MVGPAGDSSPGDNAFFPAEVLAIDGESPLNRLLMDTDWSATALGPVEDWRQELRTIAGACMNCPFPMMIMWGPELAMIYNDAFVPILGAKHPALGQPCAEVWSDAWPVVGEMIGNVIDRGEPTYHQDLPMTLHRHGFDESVYFTFAYSPIRLAGGGVGGVLTVVTETTAQVLGTRRLQMLRELGEARSAQIADVGEACLAAAAVLDAHREDVPFGAIYLLGEDGEHADIHAAFGADSSLTRSLPDTISARTDAGWIWQTATSGIPHTSIRQTPDVVAAQGTISYTMVALPLAAAAPERPRGVVVFGVSPDLLFDEAYRGFLNLAAGHLATAIADAEARAAQVRRTAELAELDRAKTQFFTGVSHELRTPLALITGPAQDALTDGRYPLPPPQRDRVEIIRRNAGRLRRMVDTLLDFSRIEDGRLRCEPVAVEVAALTRGIAESFAPALERAGLGFVLDCPASPRAVLIDPALWERIVLNLLSNAVKFTLAGEIHVSLRIADTMVELQVRDTGVGIPAADLPHIFERFRQVRGTHGRSHEGSGIGLALVQELAQLHDGSAEVASEIGTGSVFTVRIPARFTETPTRWAPTNSIVDDYVTEAMQWHGPATGDADNPLARNPSDGDTVLIAEDNADLRRYLAGLLEPAYTVTLAADGNEALRQARSLRPDLVLADVMMPGLDGFALLRALRADPATAGTPVVFLSARAGEEAAAEGLAAGADDYLTKPFSSTDLLARVRSNLHLARLRNHESAWRTALVNAMQDGFLVIDTEFTVLEINDGFTQLLGYDAARLPWRRPHPWWPDAEHDPEGFALIEAAHAVIEADGRGRFVLPLRHRDGHRLWVDVSLDSLQDHRSGTRLLVGTLRDVTTQHLTAERDAAVARLAGRITGLDDSVTVVKVGLAELRGFWLAERVTLVHFDQPEDPDAPRVVGGTGPTAPAGAELPPRQAAELARAGSLCTVTPPGADATTVTAVGAPLFDGTDQALLWFEFGHPRTFTVADRALMVQLTAHLQRALGRARAGDEQRQVALALQRAILGPADLPAGFAVRYEPASSTLEVGGDWYDVVELPGERYGVVVGDVVGHGLPAATAMGQLRSAARALLLENTGPGGVLAALDRFAQRQSGAYCATVFCAVIDPAAQHIRYSSAGHLPALLAAPDGTVGQLRDAQSLPLAVRIGRERPEATIDIAADSLLLLYTDGLVERRQEIIDTGIARAAAALAEAVKLTPAAAVEYLCASLLDDGNPDDDVALLIYRQP
- a CDS encoding CsbD family protein yields the protein MSATDKAKNKIDDVAGQAKEKFGQATGDKETQHEGKADQIKANIKDAGEKVKDAFRD
- a CDS encoding gluconokinase encodes the protein MAIGDRARPRIVVVMGVSGSGKSTLGGTLATALGWDFLEGDDLHPAANIAKMAAGQPLTDDDRRPWLAAISQWMSGEIIAGRSGIVTCSALKHSYRDMLRRSMIDHPGADLTFVYLSGSRDRLEHRLTTRTDHFMPPGLLDSQLGTLEAPTPEEGIITLEIGPPPPEIAAAALAAIDESAGRLRRPSSADPH
- the cbiE gene encoding precorrin-6y C5,15-methyltransferase (decarboxylating) subunit CbiE yields the protein MTEMPALTWSGDPIVVAGIGADGWDGLGGASRRAITAAQVLLGSERQLALVPAAESAAERVAWPSPLVPALPGLLERYAGVRVCVLASGDPMFYGIGVTLARLVGAPALRVLPQPSSAALACARLGWGLADTPVVSAVGRRLETVLPELAGGRRILVLSSDEHTPAQLAEALARNGFGESTMTVLEQLGGPGERLAAGVASTWERPPGDSLNIVAVQCVADPAAVRLTRLPGLPDEVYSGDGQLTKYEIRTLSVAALAPAPGEVLWDVGGGSGTIAIEWSRTHPSCRAITFERIESRRKQIGENAAALGVPGIEVRGAAPGAFTDLPAPHAVFLGGGLTQEGMFEACWGRLLPGGRMVANAVTAESEARLTALAAEYGGTLRRFQVYRAEPLGGFTAWRPQLPVTQWSAVKSG
- a CDS encoding STAS domain-containing protein; translated protein: MSRILAVQQRAYGANQVLVVTGEVDMTSAPLLKSALEQALGVHPAVLVVDMSKVEFFGSAGMSVLIAASDGQPDTLRIVPSFAVRRPLEVAALDQLLDLFDSVEAALAAGGTPPVG